One Pseudochaenichthys georgianus chromosome 7, fPseGeo1.2, whole genome shotgun sequence DNA segment encodes these proteins:
- the LOC117450065 gene encoding putative helicase mov-10-B.2 encodes MVNIKLSVRCTIGVEFFEFLKESERASITDRLELRDIYNNEFRTRNALSRDPNFGSLLYALKMSNKITRRRDNIRFNSTVTAIFLDQWHSPKRRQPEPVLNGAASPGTVETFTSADQALTGVRARRKLASLLMTSLKKNRAQFISDKHGVRIDTDTEQFQNGKLSLRIDNTCECVVNLKVENTGTEPVYFTYYTPLHWLRDFTLKDELNVTKTNPLCLKPGASYNIQVNFRCSLVGFYPATLAFEFKEDLQSSAAFHIVRYIEAQCVTALGLELAPVAPYKPLPLPAWTPEERFSIEDGQKPEGLSVMQLKNVIELKQYRIPPEMALLIQTLKQLYSCDKRRALLESPLSWENYTEKFQLLLYLEELQMEVDIKRYNIPNNEKEHTTMSRDKTNKKLLMLEVPGVAENRPSVLRGDSLLVYPAGEKKVKYRGYVHSVLLDSVKLGFSSKLLDHFIDNMKFNVEFTVNRLTVRVQHRAAELAAVVKLGEVLFPVATADPSQQTELPDLRLFDRKLEKNEEQLKAVQHIVNGSSKPAPYLVFGPPGTGKTVTVVEAIKQIEKMQATCHILACAPSNSAADLLCMKILQHVDEHKVFRMYASSRDPDYVPKEVKACSNLLVDSYLYPAKEKLMEYRIMVTTLLTAGRLVTGDIPDGHFTHVFVDEAGHSVETESLVPLAGLLNAATGQVVLAGDPKQLGPILRSPFAMKYGMGFSFLERMMKDCSPYQKVEGEYDNRFVTKLLKNYRSHPAILEVPNELFYEGELLYCADEILRNCYCGWEYLKNKKFPVLFHGVTGVDEQEGNSPSFFNVAEVEVLMDYVRKLMQTQGKKGLATISPSDIGIIAPYRKQVQKIRRALDKVAKELKIHTMKCLKVGSVEEFQGQERRVILVSTVRSSPDYAEVDKKFNLGFVKNEKRFNVAVTRAKALLIVVGNPRVLDADATWARFIKYCRDEGGYTGYEHMEEDDDVVLRLSALCIDIGIQVETEESAVQQLLDPEWRSDL; translated from the exons ATGGTTAATATAAAGTTATCCGTACGCTGCACAATTGGAGTCGAGTTTTTCGAATTTTTGAAGGAAAGTGAACGAGCATCCATTACAGACAGATTGGAATTAAGAGACATTTACAACAACGAGTTCAGGACCAG gaaTGCATTGTCCAGAGATCCAAACTTTGGTTCACTTCTCTATGCCCTGAAGATGTCCAACAAAATAACAAGACGGAGGGACAATATCCGCTTTAACTCCACG GTCACAGCTATTTTTCTGGACCAGTGGCATTCACCAAAGAGACGCCAGCCAGAACCGGTCCTGAATGGAGCGGCCAGTCCTGGGACAGTAGAGACCTTTACTTCTGCAGATCAGGCATTAACGGGAGTTCGAGCCCGAAGGAAACTTGCGAGTCTTCTGATGACCAGCCTGAAGAAAAACAG GGCTCAATTCATCTCCGACAAACATGGTGTCCGCATTGAcactgacactgaacagttccaGAACGGGAAACTTTCCCTGCGCATTGATAACACATGTGAG tGTGTGGTAAATCTGAAGGTGGAAAACACTGGAACAGAACCAGTGTATTTCACCTACTACACCCCGCTGCACTGGCTCAGGGACTTCACGCTGAAGGATGAGCTCAACGTCACCAAGACAAACCCTCTGTGTCTAAAACCAG GTGCCAGCTATAACATCCAGGTTAACTTCCGCTGCAGTTTGGTTGGTTTCTATCCAGCTACACTGGCCTTTGAGTTCAAAGAAGACCTGCAGTCCTCTGCTGCGTTCCACATAGTGCGCTATATCGAAGCTCAGTGTGTAACTGCCTTAGGACTGGAGCTGGCTCCTGTAGCCCCCTACAaacccctccccctccctgcCTGGACCCCCGAAGAGAGATTCTCGATTGAGGATGGGCAGAAACCTGAAGG GCTGTCAGTGATGCAGCTCAAAAATGTGATTGAGCTGAAACAGTATAGAATACCACCAGAAATGGCCCTGCTCATCCAGACACTGAAGCAGCTTTACTCCTGTGATAAAAG AAGGGCCTTGCTGGAAAGTCCCCTGAGCTGGGAAAACTACACTGAGAAGTTTCAGCTGCTGCTGTATCTGGAGGAGCTTCAGATGGAGGTGGACATCAAGAGATACAACATCCCCAACAACGAGAAGGAACACACCACCATGTCCAGAGACAAGACCAACAAGAAGCTCCTCATGCTGGAG GTGCCCGGTGTGGCTGAGAACCGCCCGTCTGTTCTCCGGGGGGATTCCCTGCTGGTGTATCCTGCCGGAGAGAAGAAGGTGAAGTACCGCGGTTATGTCCATAGTGTGCTTCTGGACAGCGTCAAACTCGGTTTCAGCTCAAA GTTGCTGGATCACTTCATAGATAACATGAAGTTCAATGTTGAGTTCACTGTCAACCGGCTGACTGTGCGTGTTCAGCACCGAGCGGCAGAGCTGGCAGCTGTGGTCAAACTGGGAGAGGTGTTGTTCCCCGTGGCAACCGCTGACCCCTCCCAGCAAACTGAGCTTCCCGACCTCAG GCTTTTTGACCGCAAACTGGAGAAAAACGAAGAGCAGTTGAAGGCCGTACAGCACATTGTGAATGGCTCCTCCAAACCGGCCCCTTACCTAGTGTTTGGCCCACCTGGAACAG GCAAAACTGTGACTGTGGTGGAGGCGATCAAGCAAATAGAGAAGATGCAGGCCACCTGCCACATCCTGGCCTGCGCTCCCTCCAACAGCGCTGCTGATCTGCTCTGCATGAAGATCCTGCAGCACGTGGACGAGCACAAAGTGTTCCGCATGTACGCCAGCAGCCGCGACCCAGACTATGTCCCGAAAGAAGTCAAA GCATGCTCTAACCTGTTAGTGGATAGTTACCTTTATCCTGCTAAAGAGAAGCTGATGGAGTATAGGATCATGGTCACCACTCTGTTAACAGCTGGAAG GCTGGTCACAGGAGACATTCCTGACGGTCATTTCACTCACGTGTTTGTGGACGAGGCAGGACACTCTGTGGAGACCGAGAGCTTAGTCCCATTGGCAG GGCTCCTCAATGCAGCGACTGGTCAGGTTGTTCTGGCAGGAGACCCCAAGCAGCTCGGCCCCATCCTCAGATCCCCTTTTGCGATGAAATACGGCATGG GGTTCTCCTTCTTGGAGCGCATGATGAAAGATTGCTCTCCCTACCAGAAGGTCGAAGGCGAGTACGACAATCGCTTTGTCACCAAACTGCTGAAAAACTACAG GTCCCATCCTGCCATTCTGGAGGTTCCCAACGAGCTCTTCTACGAGGGAGAGCTGCTGTATTGCGCAGATGAAATTCTACGCAACTGTTACTGCGGATGGGAATACCTCAAGAATAAG AAATTCCCGGTGCTGTTCCACGGTGTGACCGGTGTTGATGAGCAGGAGGGCAACAGCCCTTCATTCTTCAATGTAGCAGAGGTGGAGGTGCTGATGGACTATGTGAGGAAGCTGATGCAGACGCAGGGCAAGAAGGGCCTGGCCACCATCTCCCCCAGTGACATCGGCATCATCGCCCCCTACAGGAAACAG GTGCAGAAAATCCGCAGGGCCCTGGACAAAGTTGCGAAAGAGCTTAAAATACACACTATGAAATGTCTAAAG GTCGGTTCGGTGGAGGAGTTCCAAGGCCAGGAGAGGAGAGTGATCCTGGTGTCCACGGTGCGGAGCAGCCCCGATTACGCAGAGGTAGACAAGAAGTTCAACCTCGGCTTTGTGAAGAATGAGAAG AGATTCAACGTGGCTGTGACTCGAGCCAAAGCCCTGCTGATCGTGGTGGGAAACCCCAGAGTGCTGGACGCCGATGCTACCTGGGCCCG GTTCATAAAGTACTGTCGAGATGAAGGAGGCTACACCGGCTATGAGCACATGGAGGAAGACGATGATGTGGTGCTCAGACTCTCTGCCCTCTGCATCGACATTGGTATTCAAG TGGAGACAGAAGAGAGCGCTGTTCAGCAGCTTCTGGACCCCGAGTGGAGGAGCGACctgtga
- the LOC117450066 gene encoding putative helicase mov-10-B.1 isoform X2: MSPRKCQEPVCQKLCLFLSGAQLIYNKHNVTVTADTPTKGEKICLTVYDNNIMVPLTVKNSEVKMVYLSFWASELVKDIFTVSDCHGNMIKTLTQLPLRPGEAYQIQVHFNSEHAGFYEQLLVFKFETRLQSTDTFEVMRLLEINQRTSYDEEPLTTVPDSLCDIETVKWVPVEGFNYSLLPMAVPLKGYEMPDSIKDLKQTTMELEKMPLNWGNYPTKFHLLLHLEELQQKTEIEKYNQDAPLFRHKDNRDLLILKIACAAKNSHSRLVGNKLRLCPLNPLGGLNETSYEAWVCHVDLENMWLQCNKGFLSCFRDGMRFRFLFFINRMPLRNQHRAVELVQTHRLMEVLFPTGKFSSHHSRLDRLIELESNPEQCNAVLHIVAASAKPSPYLVFGPPGTGKTVTLVEAIKQIVTRQPCCHILACAPSNSAADHLCEKIRAGSIPTSMVYRLYALSYPVANIPPKSLCNLQEKTKTLLIPHKEILMWQRILVTTLQTAGRLVSGGIPPGHFTYLFVDEAGQATETECIIPLAGLLDPQTCQLVLAGDPKQLGPILSSVVAEKHGLGVSMLERLMNNIVLYKSHETHGFNNRFVSKLLRNYRSHPAILKIPNELFYAGQLQPYADKATYSAYCDWECLPRKGFPLIFHGVAGTDERDHNCPSVYNMAEVEVLKDYLKALVRHFRKKGVTKIEPNEIGIITPYTKQVEKIKNALQTDKDLRQENLENIMVGSVEKFQGKECNVILVSTVRSYPKLTAHKQQVSIGFVDNEKRFNVALTRAQALLIVVGDPRVLKTEPIWNKFIHYCSEEGGYRGITVSDGEEEEEEEEDALPNVHSE, encoded by the exons ATGAGTCCAAGGAAATGCCAGGAACCAGTGTGCCAGAAGCTGTGTCTATTCCTGTCTGG GGCTCAGCTGATCTACAATAAACACAATGTCACCGTCACCGCAGATACTCCgacaaagggagagaagatCTGCCTCACTGTGTATGACAACAAT ATAATGGTGCCCCTCACTGTGAAAAACTCTGAAGTCAAAATGGTCTATTTATCTTTTTGGGCTTCTGAACTCGTAAAGGACATTTTCACTGTCAGTGACTGTCATGGAAATATGATCAAGACGCTAACGCAACTCCCTCTTAGACCAG GAGAGGCATATCAAATCCAGGTCCATTTCAACTCAGAGCATGCAGGCTTCTATGAACAGCTACTGGTCTTTAAGTTTGAAACACGGCTGCAGTCTACAGATACATTTGAGGTTATGCGCCTCCTGGAAATCAACCAACGAACCTCATATGATGAAGAGCCCCTCACTACAGTCCCAGACTCATTGTGCGACATCGAAACTGTGAAATGGGTCCCTGTTGAAGG TTTCAATTATTCGTTGCTTCCCATGGCGGTGCCTTTGAAGGGTTACGAGATGCCAGACAGTATAAAAGATCTCAAGCAAACCACCAT GGAGCTGGAGAAGATGCCTCTGAACTGGGGAAACTATCCGACAAAGTTTCACCTGCTGCTGCATCTCGAGGAGCTCCAGCAAAAGACAGAAATTGAGAAATACAACCAGGATGCGCCCCTGTTCAGACACAAAGACAACAGAGACCTTCTCATTCTGAAG ATTGCATGTGCTGCTAAGAACTCCCATTCGAGGCTGGTCGGGAACAAACTGCGGCTGTGTCCTTTAAACCCGTTAGGAGGCCTTAATGAGACATCTTATGAAGCCTGGGTCTGTCATGTGGATCTGGAAAATATGTGGCTGCAATGTAATAAAGG GTTCCTGAGCTGTTTCAGGGATGGCATGAGGTTCCGTTTCCTCTTCTTTATCAACCGCATGCCATTGCGTAACCAGCACAGAGCAGTTGAGCTGGTGCAAACTCACAGACTGATGGAGGTGCTGTTCCCTACTGGAAAGTTTTCTTCCCACCATTCACGCCTAGACAG GCTGATAGAGCTTGAAAGCAACCCTGAGCAGTGCAACGCCGTTCTACATATTGTAGCTGCTTCAGCAAAACCTTCCCCATACCTGGTATTTGGTCCACCTGGAACAG GAAAAACTGTGACTTTGGTGGAAGCCATCAAGCAGATAGTGACAAGGCAGCCCTGCTGTCACATCCTGGCGTGTGCCCCTTCCAACAGTGCAGCTGACCATCTATGTGAGAAGATTCGGGCAGGAAGCATACCCACATCCATGGTGTATCGCTTGTATGCCCTAAGCTACCCTGTGGCAAATATCCCCCCAAAGAGCTTG tGCAACCTGCAAGAAAAGACAAAAACACTCTTGATTCCCCATAAAGAAATTCTGATGTGGCAAAGGATCTTGGTTACCACCCTGCAAACAGCTGGAAG GCTAGTGTCAGGAGGGATTCCTCCAGGTCATTTCACCTATCTATTTGTTGATGAAGCAGGCCAGGCTACAGAAACAGAGTGTATCATCCCTTTAGCAG GTTTACTGGATCCACAAACATGCCAGTTAGTGCTGGCTGGAGACCCTAAACAgttgggcccgatcctctcatCCGTAGTAGCAGAGAAACATGGCCTAG GTGTGTCAATGTTGGAGCGTCTGATGAACAACATTGTCCTTTACAAGTCACATGAGACGCACGGGTTCAACAACCGCTTTGTATCCAAACTACTGAGGAACTACAG GTCACATCCTGCCATTCTGAAGATTCCCAATGAGCTCTTTTATGCTGGACAACTTCAGCCTTATGCTGATAAAGCGACATATAGTGCATACTGCGATTGGGAGTGCCTGCCCAGAAAA GGTTTCCCTTTGATCTTCCATGGAGTGGCAGGTACTGATGAACGGGACCATAACTgtccctctgtttacaacatggCGGAGGTGGAGGTGTTGAAGGATTACTTAAAAGCCCTTGTTCGGCATTTTCGCAAAAAGGGTGTGACCAAAATTGAACCAAATGAAATTGGCATCATTACCCCGTACACAAAACAG GTGGAGAAAATTAAAAATGCCCTTCAGACGGACAAAGATCTCAGGCAGGAAAACTTAGAAAACATAATG GTCGGTTCAGTGGAGAAGTTTCAGGGTAAAGAGTGCAACGTTATTCTGGTGTCTACAGTGCGCAGTTATCCCAAACTGACTGCACACAAGCAACAAGTTTCTATAGGCTTTGTTGATAATGAGAAG AGGTTCAACGTAGCATTGACCCGAGCACAAGCCTTACTGATTGTGGTCGGAGACCCGAGAGTCTTGAAAACTGAACCAATCTGGAACAA ATTCATCCATTACTGCTCGGAAGAAGGGGGTTACCGTGGCATTACAGTGTCtgatggagaggaagaggaagaagaagaagaagatgcacTGCCAAATGTACACTCAGAGTGA
- the LOC117450066 gene encoding putative helicase mov-10-B.1 isoform X1, with the protein MLPSDKDQMSLLEQERLQPQMLPAVQSAQYTLLRKYGELNGPQHVSDVEAKTAQQARKKIAARLTIAKLFHRYRAQLIYNKHNVTVTADTPTKGEKICLTVYDNNIMVPLTVKNSEVKMVYLSFWASELVKDIFTVSDCHGNMIKTLTQLPLRPGEAYQIQVHFNSEHAGFYEQLLVFKFETRLQSTDTFEVMRLLEINQRTSYDEEPLTTVPDSLCDIETVKWVPVEGFNYSLLPMAVPLKGYEMPDSIKDLKQTTMELEKMPLNWGNYPTKFHLLLHLEELQQKTEIEKYNQDAPLFRHKDNRDLLILKIACAAKNSHSRLVGNKLRLCPLNPLGGLNETSYEAWVCHVDLENMWLQCNKGFLSCFRDGMRFRFLFFINRMPLRNQHRAVELVQTHRLMEVLFPTGKFSSHHSRLDRLIELESNPEQCNAVLHIVAASAKPSPYLVFGPPGTGKTVTLVEAIKQIVTRQPCCHILACAPSNSAADHLCEKIRAGSIPTSMVYRLYALSYPVANIPPKSLCNLQEKTKTLLIPHKEILMWQRILVTTLQTAGRLVSGGIPPGHFTYLFVDEAGQATETECIIPLAGLLDPQTCQLVLAGDPKQLGPILSSVVAEKHGLGVSMLERLMNNIVLYKSHETHGFNNRFVSKLLRNYRSHPAILKIPNELFYAGQLQPYADKATYSAYCDWECLPRKGFPLIFHGVAGTDERDHNCPSVYNMAEVEVLKDYLKALVRHFRKKGVTKIEPNEIGIITPYTKQVEKIKNALQTDKDLRQENLENIMVGSVEKFQGKECNVILVSTVRSYPKLTAHKQQVSIGFVDNEKRFNVALTRAQALLIVVGDPRVLKTEPIWNKFIHYCSEEGGYRGITVSDGEEEEEEEEDALPNVHSE; encoded by the exons ATGTTGCCCTCCGATAAA GACCAAATGAGCTTACTTGAACAGGAGAGACTGCAGCCGCAGATGTTGCCTGCAGTGCAGTCAGCCCAGTATACACTACTGAGAAAATATGGTGAACTGAATGGGCCACAACATGTATCCGATGTGGAAGCAAAGACGGCTCAGCAGGCCCGCAAAAAGATTGCAGCTCGTCTGACAATCGCAAAGTTATTTCATCGATACAG GGCTCAGCTGATCTACAATAAACACAATGTCACCGTCACCGCAGATACTCCgacaaagggagagaagatCTGCCTCACTGTGTATGACAACAAT ATAATGGTGCCCCTCACTGTGAAAAACTCTGAAGTCAAAATGGTCTATTTATCTTTTTGGGCTTCTGAACTCGTAAAGGACATTTTCACTGTCAGTGACTGTCATGGAAATATGATCAAGACGCTAACGCAACTCCCTCTTAGACCAG GAGAGGCATATCAAATCCAGGTCCATTTCAACTCAGAGCATGCAGGCTTCTATGAACAGCTACTGGTCTTTAAGTTTGAAACACGGCTGCAGTCTACAGATACATTTGAGGTTATGCGCCTCCTGGAAATCAACCAACGAACCTCATATGATGAAGAGCCCCTCACTACAGTCCCAGACTCATTGTGCGACATCGAAACTGTGAAATGGGTCCCTGTTGAAGG TTTCAATTATTCGTTGCTTCCCATGGCGGTGCCTTTGAAGGGTTACGAGATGCCAGACAGTATAAAAGATCTCAAGCAAACCACCAT GGAGCTGGAGAAGATGCCTCTGAACTGGGGAAACTATCCGACAAAGTTTCACCTGCTGCTGCATCTCGAGGAGCTCCAGCAAAAGACAGAAATTGAGAAATACAACCAGGATGCGCCCCTGTTCAGACACAAAGACAACAGAGACCTTCTCATTCTGAAG ATTGCATGTGCTGCTAAGAACTCCCATTCGAGGCTGGTCGGGAACAAACTGCGGCTGTGTCCTTTAAACCCGTTAGGAGGCCTTAATGAGACATCTTATGAAGCCTGGGTCTGTCATGTGGATCTGGAAAATATGTGGCTGCAATGTAATAAAGG GTTCCTGAGCTGTTTCAGGGATGGCATGAGGTTCCGTTTCCTCTTCTTTATCAACCGCATGCCATTGCGTAACCAGCACAGAGCAGTTGAGCTGGTGCAAACTCACAGACTGATGGAGGTGCTGTTCCCTACTGGAAAGTTTTCTTCCCACCATTCACGCCTAGACAG GCTGATAGAGCTTGAAAGCAACCCTGAGCAGTGCAACGCCGTTCTACATATTGTAGCTGCTTCAGCAAAACCTTCCCCATACCTGGTATTTGGTCCACCTGGAACAG GAAAAACTGTGACTTTGGTGGAAGCCATCAAGCAGATAGTGACAAGGCAGCCCTGCTGTCACATCCTGGCGTGTGCCCCTTCCAACAGTGCAGCTGACCATCTATGTGAGAAGATTCGGGCAGGAAGCATACCCACATCCATGGTGTATCGCTTGTATGCCCTAAGCTACCCTGTGGCAAATATCCCCCCAAAGAGCTTG tGCAACCTGCAAGAAAAGACAAAAACACTCTTGATTCCCCATAAAGAAATTCTGATGTGGCAAAGGATCTTGGTTACCACCCTGCAAACAGCTGGAAG GCTAGTGTCAGGAGGGATTCCTCCAGGTCATTTCACCTATCTATTTGTTGATGAAGCAGGCCAGGCTACAGAAACAGAGTGTATCATCCCTTTAGCAG GTTTACTGGATCCACAAACATGCCAGTTAGTGCTGGCTGGAGACCCTAAACAgttgggcccgatcctctcatCCGTAGTAGCAGAGAAACATGGCCTAG GTGTGTCAATGTTGGAGCGTCTGATGAACAACATTGTCCTTTACAAGTCACATGAGACGCACGGGTTCAACAACCGCTTTGTATCCAAACTACTGAGGAACTACAG GTCACATCCTGCCATTCTGAAGATTCCCAATGAGCTCTTTTATGCTGGACAACTTCAGCCTTATGCTGATAAAGCGACATATAGTGCATACTGCGATTGGGAGTGCCTGCCCAGAAAA GGTTTCCCTTTGATCTTCCATGGAGTGGCAGGTACTGATGAACGGGACCATAACTgtccctctgtttacaacatggCGGAGGTGGAGGTGTTGAAGGATTACTTAAAAGCCCTTGTTCGGCATTTTCGCAAAAAGGGTGTGACCAAAATTGAACCAAATGAAATTGGCATCATTACCCCGTACACAAAACAG GTGGAGAAAATTAAAAATGCCCTTCAGACGGACAAAGATCTCAGGCAGGAAAACTTAGAAAACATAATG GTCGGTTCAGTGGAGAAGTTTCAGGGTAAAGAGTGCAACGTTATTCTGGTGTCTACAGTGCGCAGTTATCCCAAACTGACTGCACACAAGCAACAAGTTTCTATAGGCTTTGTTGATAATGAGAAG AGGTTCAACGTAGCATTGACCCGAGCACAAGCCTTACTGATTGTGGTCGGAGACCCGAGAGTCTTGAAAACTGAACCAATCTGGAACAA ATTCATCCATTACTGCTCGGAAGAAGGGGGTTACCGTGGCATTACAGTGTCtgatggagaggaagaggaagaagaagaagaagatgcacTGCCAAATGTACACTCAGAGTGA